The DNA segment CGACCGGGAGGCTGGTCAGCCAGTCGACGTTGTCGCTGATCAGGTGCAGCTGCGTCAGTGTCCTGTTGAGAATGCCCGCGTCCGGGTGGTACACGAGGCGCCACATGATCCCGACGACCACCTCGGGCATGGCCCAGGGGACCAGCGCGAGCGTGCGCGCCAGCCAGCGGAGGCGCAGGTTCTCGTTGAGCAGCAGGGCAAGTCCCAGCGCCATCGCGAACTGCAGCGCGGTGACACTGACGGCCCAGACGACGCCGGTCCTGAACGACTCCCAGAACAGCGTGTCGTGCAGCAGGTCGGCGAAGTTGGCGAACCCGGTGAACCGGGTCGGCGTCGTGCGCCCGGCCTGTGCGTCGGTGAAGGCGAGCGAGAAGCCGTACAGCAGCGGACCCACGCTGAGCACCAGGATCGGGATCAGGGCGGGCGCCAGCAGGAACCAGGCTCCCCGGTCCAGACCGAGCGCCCGCTTGCGCTGGTCGGGGGTGCGGGGCGGTGGGGCGCCGCGGTGGCCCACGGCGTCTTTGCCACGGGCTGCGGTGAGACTCATACGGACCTCGGGTTCTCCGGGCCGGTCGCCGGCGCGGTGGAGGCGCGGAGCAGGGACCGCCGCGAGCTCGCCCTCCACGACCGCGTCGGTGGGGACGGACGCGATGGACACCCCGGGCGCTCGGCGAAACGTTTACAGATAGTGCGAACCCGTCTCCGGGGCGTCAACGCGCCTGTCGTGTGATCCATGTCTCCATGGTCTTTCGGGGAGATCGCATCCGGGCTGGTCCCGGCCCTCCGCACCCCTGGTAAGTACGGCCTTCCTTGCTGGCGGAGGCCATTTTTCGTGCGTACTTTCGAGTGTGTTCCCGGGTCGCTGTGCGGCGTGGGGGTGCTGACGAAAAGAGAGGGCGGGGACCGATGTCCATCATGGAGAACGAGGCGGCGCTGCACGAGGCGCACCGCGACAACCACACCCACCGGGATGTCAATGGCGGCTGGCTGCGCCCTGCCGTCTTCGGTGCGATGGACGGACTGGTCTCCAACCTCGCGCTGATGACCGGGGTCGCGGGCGGCGACGTCTCGCACCGCACCATCGTGATCACCGGGCTGGTGGGACTGGCGGCCGGAGCCTTCTCGATGGCTGCGGGCGAGTACACCTCGGTCGCCTCGCAGCGCGAGCTCGTACAGGCCGAACTCGAAGTCGAGCGGGGGGAGTTGCGCAAGCACCCGCTGGACGAGATGAAGGAGCTCGCAGCGCTCTACGTATCGCGCGGGGTGGAGCCCGGGCTGGCGGCCGCGGTCGCCGAACAGCTCTCCCGGGACCCCGAGCAGGCACTGGAGATCCATGCCAGGGAGGAGCTGGGCATCGACCCGGACGACCTTCCTTCCCCGCTGGTCGCCGCGGTGTCGTCCTTCGGCGCCTTCGCGCTGGGTGCGCTGCTCCCGCTGCTGCCGTACCTCCTCGGCGCCACCGCGCTCTGGCCGGCCCTGCTGCTGGCGCTGATCGGGCTCTTCGGCTGCGGCGCCGTGGTGGC comes from the Streptomyces sp. NBC_01471 genome and includes:
- a CDS encoding sugar ABC transporter permease — its product is MSLTAARGKDAVGHRGAPPPRTPDQRKRALGLDRGAWFLLAPALIPILVLSVGPLLYGFSLAFTDAQAGRTTPTRFTGFANFADLLHDTLFWESFRTGVVWAVSVTALQFAMALGLALLLNENLRLRWLARTLALVPWAMPEVVVGIMWRLVYHPDAGILNRTLTQLHLISDNVDWLTSLPVALPAVIVVGVWAGMPQTTVVLLAGLQNVPVELKEAAQLDGAGLWRRFTTVTWPALGPVAAAVTALNFIWNFNSFGLVYVLTQGGPGGRTRLPMLFSYEEAFTYGQFGYAAAMGLVMVALIAVLLTAFLRKKLKEEAA
- a CDS encoding VIT1/CCC1 transporter family protein, with translation MSIMENEAALHEAHRDNHTHRDVNGGWLRPAVFGAMDGLVSNLALMTGVAGGDVSHRTIVITGLVGLAAGAFSMAAGEYTSVASQRELVQAELEVERGELRKHPLDEMKELAALYVSRGVEPGLAAAVAEQLSRDPEQALEIHAREELGIDPDDLPSPLVAAVSSFGAFALGALLPLLPYLLGATALWPALLLALIGLFGCGAVVARVTARSWWYSGLRQLALGGAAAGITYALGTLFGTAVG